From Oligoflexia bacterium, the proteins below share one genomic window:
- the purN gene encoding phosphoribosylglycinamide formyltransferase, with protein sequence MKKKTQIKSLLVMASGNGSNFEAIVKACHDGEINAQVTKLISDNPKAYVFQRAKQLDVVFECIDYKSFPTRSDFEHELLQACLKDEPEYIVLAGFMKILPKEFIYYFKQRIINIHPSLLPLYPGTKALEKAWNNKDRVSGVTVHYVDEGVDTGEIILQRSLNIDYKASYENFCQKMHALEHEVYVEALQKLLNRSKDSL encoded by the coding sequence ATGAAAAAAAAAACGCAAATTAAAAGTCTTCTTGTAATGGCATCAGGAAATGGCAGTAACTTTGAAGCTATTGTTAAAGCTTGTCATGACGGTGAAATTAACGCACAAGTGACAAAACTCATAAGTGATAATCCTAAAGCATATGTTTTTCAAAGGGCTAAACAATTAGATGTTGTTTTTGAGTGTATTGATTATAAGTCCTTTCCCACCCGGAGTGATTTTGAACATGAACTGTTACAGGCTTGTCTAAAAGATGAACCAGAGTACATTGTTTTAGCTGGATTCATGAAAATTCTGCCAAAAGAGTTTATTTACTATTTTAAACAAAGAATCATTAATATTCATCCATCACTTTTACCTCTTTATCCTGGAACCAAAGCTTTAGAAAAAGCATGGAATAATAAGGATAGAGTTTCAGGGGTTACGGTTCATTATGTTGATGAGGGTGTTGATACGGGTGAAATAATTCTACAAAGAAGTTTGAATATTGATTATAAGGCATCATATGAAAATTTTTGTCAGAAAATGCATGCTTTAGAGCATGAAGTTTATGTTGAAGCTCTGCAAAAACTCTTGAATAGATCGAAAGACTCTCTTTAA